A stretch of the Marinomonas maritima genome encodes the following:
- the hmpA gene encoding NO-inducible flavohemoprotein, translating into MLSQQHIDTVKSTIPLLASAGPAITEHFYKRMFSHNPELKHVFNMTHQKTGGQPAALFNAIAAYATHIDNLEVLTSAVMRIAHKHTSFNIQPDQYDIVGHHLIETLRELAPEAFTKDVEEAWVAAYGQLADIFIKIEGDLYKERAAQAGGWTDFRRFRVASKTPESDLVTSFVFEPTDGGPVIDYLPGQYLGIKLHPKGSEYDEIRQYSLSTAPNNQTYRISVKREGSDDMAGVMSNYLHDHLNVGDEIEAMPPAGDFFFKDKQTPVVLISGGVGLTPMQAMLNTFAKQSYAQPVHYLHACANQDQHSFKSHVNGLKGSLALNVHTWYEQTDKTEEGVYQGNMQLDVIKEGLPISNGEFYLCGPVGFMMFVKQQLLTLGVEADRIHYELFGPHKDV; encoded by the coding sequence ATGTTATCTCAACAACACATAGACACAGTTAAAAGCACTATCCCGCTGCTTGCTTCCGCAGGACCAGCTATTACTGAGCACTTTTACAAACGCATGTTTTCGCACAACCCTGAGCTAAAACACGTATTTAATATGACGCACCAAAAGACTGGCGGTCAACCTGCGGCCTTATTCAACGCCATTGCCGCTTACGCAACACACATCGACAATCTAGAAGTGCTCACCAGCGCCGTCATGCGTATCGCTCATAAACACACCAGCTTTAATATTCAACCAGATCAATACGATATTGTCGGCCATCATTTGATCGAAACATTGCGCGAACTTGCGCCAGAGGCGTTTACCAAAGACGTCGAAGAAGCGTGGGTTGCCGCTTATGGTCAATTGGCCGATATTTTTATCAAAATAGAAGGCGATCTTTATAAAGAACGTGCCGCTCAAGCCGGTGGTTGGACCGATTTTCGCCGCTTTCGTGTCGCATCAAAAACACCTGAATCTGATCTGGTGACCAGCTTTGTTTTTGAACCAACCGACGGTGGTCCAGTCATCGACTATCTTCCAGGCCAATACTTGGGCATTAAGTTACATCCAAAAGGCAGTGAATACGATGAGATACGTCAATATTCGCTATCAACCGCGCCAAATAACCAGACGTATCGCATCAGTGTAAAACGCGAAGGCAGCGACGACATGGCCGGCGTTATGTCCAATTATCTACACGATCACCTAAACGTAGGAGACGAAATCGAAGCCATGCCACCTGCAGGTGACTTCTTCTTTAAAGACAAGCAAACGCCTGTCGTACTTATTTCTGGTGGTGTTGGCTTAACACCAATGCAAGCCATGCTGAACACATTCGCCAAACAAAGCTACGCGCAGCCAGTCCATTACTTGCATGCTTGTGCAAACCAAGATCAGCATTCCTTTAAAAGCCATGTAAACGGTCTAAAAGGGTCTTTGGCGTTAAACGTACACACTTGGTATGAGCAAACAGACAAAACAGAAGAGGGCGTTTATCAAGGCAACATGCAGCTAGACGTTATCAAAGAAGGATTGCCGATTTCGAATGGCGAATTCTACTTGTGCGGACCGGTTGGTTTCATGATGTTTGTTAAGCAACAGCTGTTAACGCTTGGTGTAGAAGCAGATCGTATTCACTACGAATTGTTTGGCCCACATAAAGACGTGTGA
- a CDS encoding helix-turn-helix transcriptional regulator, whose translation MRASRILKLLMMLQTHEKVTARALADACETSIRTVYRDIDALSEIGVPVYSEQGVQGGYRLLHNYRTRLNGLSAKEAETLFLTGLSGPAQKMGLQATLADAQLKLKAALPEDMRYESDRLQSRFLLDAPNWFADDEQVTYLPTLMTAVLEQQCVVIQYQSWKAEVKRQTQPLGIVLKGGQWYLLAQVDNDIRTYRVSRIESLTLLDENFERPKDFNLAAFWQDSLRRMEAIQFPIIAEVRLTALGVKIMQFACSSYAVNQATIEPMDDSGWHRAKLPVGESVHGCAELLRFGAELEVIGPPELRLAMEELVSSLAVLYH comes from the coding sequence ATGCGAGCCAGCCGAATACTGAAACTCCTGATGATGTTACAGACCCATGAAAAGGTCACCGCGCGTGCATTAGCTGACGCCTGTGAGACGTCGATCCGCACAGTTTATCGAGACATCGATGCGCTTAGTGAAATTGGCGTGCCCGTTTACAGTGAGCAAGGCGTACAAGGTGGCTATCGGCTGTTACACAATTACCGGACCCGCTTAAATGGACTTTCCGCGAAGGAAGCTGAAACGTTATTTCTGACTGGTTTATCAGGCCCAGCTCAAAAGATGGGATTACAAGCTACCCTTGCCGATGCACAATTGAAATTGAAAGCCGCCTTGCCGGAAGACATGCGCTACGAGTCCGACCGCTTACAGAGCCGATTTTTGCTGGATGCGCCGAATTGGTTTGCTGACGATGAACAAGTCACCTACTTGCCAACACTGATGACAGCGGTATTAGAACAGCAATGTGTTGTCATACAATATCAAAGTTGGAAAGCCGAAGTAAAGCGTCAGACCCAACCTCTGGGCATCGTTTTAAAAGGTGGACAGTGGTATTTGCTCGCGCAGGTAGATAATGACATTCGGACCTATCGCGTATCCCGTATTGAATCCCTGACGTTACTGGATGAGAATTTTGAACGCCCCAAAGACTTCAATTTAGCGGCGTTTTGGCAGGATAGTTTACGTCGTATGGAAGCGATTCAATTTCCGATTATTGCCGAAGTACGTTTAACCGCGTTGGGCGTTAAGATCATGCAGTTTGCGTGCTCTTCTTATGCGGTGAATCAAGCGACGATTGAGCCAATGGACGATTCCGGCTGGCATCGAGCTAAATTGCCAGTAGGCGAATCAGTACACGGCTGCGCTGAACTGTTGCGCTTTGGCGCCGAACTAGAAGTCATTGGCCCACCAGAACTACGCTTAGCAATGGAAGAGCTGGTGTCGTCCTTGGCAGTGCTATATCACTGA
- the lpxM gene encoding lauroyl-Kdo(2)-lipid IV(A) myristoyltransferase (LpxM is lauroyl-Kdo(2)-lipid IV(A) myristoyltransferase, an enzyme characterized in Escherichia coli and involved in biosynthesis of the form of lipid A found in that species and some closely related species.), protein MTTSDKNLHNPKFTWRFLAPRFWPTWLVVLFALVLAYVPFRIRDKLATKVVPLIMKKKSGALKRARLNIQHCFPEKSLEERETILRRSLETAAQFCFAYGELLVRSDKYKKSRNEIIGGENLFPLLDRGENVITLVPHCWSIDYTGSMLASLGYTVTTIMKPQKNPLTDWLLHTQRMQYGRGVVYPRSAGIKPFLQSVKKGYVGYYLPDEDLGAQHSVFVPFFGAEKATMKGLGKLTKLTKANIVPMFQAYNAKTGKYELHISPALENFPTGDDTQDAIVMNKALEAMIETHTEQYMWILSLLRSRPDGTTLY, encoded by the coding sequence ATGACTACATCAGATAAAAACCTGCATAACCCTAAGTTTACATGGCGTTTTCTTGCCCCACGGTTTTGGCCCACTTGGCTGGTAGTACTGTTTGCGCTTGTCTTGGCTTATGTGCCCTTTCGTATACGTGACAAGTTAGCGACGAAAGTCGTTCCTTTGATTATGAAGAAAAAAAGCGGAGCGTTAAAACGCGCTCGCTTAAATATTCAGCACTGTTTTCCAGAAAAGTCGTTAGAAGAGCGAGAAACTATTTTACGTAGGAGTTTAGAAACCGCTGCCCAATTTTGTTTTGCTTACGGTGAGCTGTTGGTTCGTAGCGATAAGTATAAAAAAAGCCGCAATGAGATCATTGGCGGTGAGAATCTGTTTCCTTTGTTGGATCGAGGCGAAAATGTCATTACCTTGGTGCCGCATTGCTGGTCCATTGATTACACGGGTTCAATGTTAGCCTCGCTTGGCTACACCGTGACAACCATAATGAAACCTCAAAAAAATCCATTAACCGATTGGTTATTGCACACCCAACGTATGCAGTACGGACGTGGTGTTGTTTACCCTAGAAGTGCAGGCATTAAACCCTTTCTTCAATCGGTTAAAAAAGGGTATGTAGGTTATTACCTGCCAGATGAAGATCTAGGAGCTCAGCATTCGGTTTTTGTGCCCTTTTTCGGCGCTGAAAAAGCCACCATGAAAGGCTTGGGCAAGCTAACCAAATTAACAAAAGCCAATATCGTGCCTATGTTTCAAGCCTATAACGCAAAAACAGGGAAGTATGAACTGCATATTTCCCCAGCGCTTGAGAACTTTCCTACGGGTGATGACACTCAAGATGCCATTGTGATGAACAAGGCATTAGAAGCCATGATTGAAACACACACAGAGCAGTACATGTGGATTTTGAGTTTGCTGCGCAGCCGACCTGATGGCACTACGCTCTATTAG
- a CDS encoding group II truncated hemoglobin, protein MTDSNLPVYGERDGTLQKVGGLTGLQTLVETFYRIMENTAEFRPLFDMHPNNLELTIDKLVSFLSGWMGGEKLFTQKYGPISLPQAHAHLIITEKEKAMWLNCMAAALDELGYPEDVKAYLLPKLEFPAERIRQVSAARHNA, encoded by the coding sequence ATGACCGATTCTAACCTACCTGTTTACGGTGAAAGAGATGGCACCTTACAAAAAGTAGGTGGTCTCACTGGCTTGCAAACGCTGGTAGAAACATTTTACCGCATCATGGAAAACACAGCAGAATTCAGACCGTTATTTGACATGCATCCAAATAACCTTGAACTGACCATCGACAAACTGGTGTCTTTCTTATCCGGTTGGATGGGTGGCGAAAAGTTATTTACACAAAAGTATGGGCCCATTAGCCTACCTCAGGCCCATGCACATCTAATCATCACTGAAAAAGAAAAAGCCATGTGGCTAAATTGTATGGCCGCCGCGCTGGACGAACTGGGTTACCCAGAAGACGTAAAAGCGTACCTACTTCCGAAGCTTGAGTTTCCTGCTGAACGCATTCGACAAGTCAGTGCTGCTCGGCATAATGCTTAA
- a CDS encoding glutathione S-transferase family protein: MNNIHDNTARNNGSITLYHAPQTRGTGVLVLLEELGVPYEMKVLNFKAGENQQPEFLAINPLGKFPTLVHNDTIVTEQVACYLYLADLFPEKGLAPALNDPKRGAYLRWIAYQGSSFEPAMIDKAFNRSPVEASQLSYGSFDKMLKTVFDQIAKGPYLLGEQLYAVDILWGMSLKWCRTFGLITTNPVVDAYIERITSRPAFVKAEQQDQALLLDHS, encoded by the coding sequence ATGAATAATATCCACGACAACACAGCTCGAAACAATGGCTCCATCACCCTATATCATGCCCCACAAACCAGAGGCACTGGCGTTTTGGTTTTGCTAGAAGAATTAGGTGTACCCTATGAGATGAAAGTGCTGAATTTTAAAGCAGGAGAAAACCAGCAACCGGAATTTTTAGCGATAAACCCTTTGGGTAAATTTCCAACCCTTGTTCATAATGACACTATTGTCACGGAACAAGTCGCTTGTTACCTATATTTGGCCGATCTGTTCCCTGAAAAAGGCCTCGCTCCAGCCCTTAATGATCCTAAACGTGGTGCCTATTTGCGCTGGATAGCCTACCAAGGCAGCAGCTTTGAACCCGCTATGATCGACAAAGCCTTTAATCGCTCTCCCGTTGAGGCTTCTCAACTGTCTTATGGCAGTTTTGATAAAATGCTAAAAACTGTGTTCGACCAAATAGCCAAAGGCCCTTATTTATTGGGGGAGCAGCTTTACGCGGTAGATATTCTTTGGGGAATGAGTTTGAAATGGTGTCGTACGTTTGGGCTAATCACGACGAACCCTGTGGTCGACGCTTATATTGAACGCATTACCTCACGTCCAGCGTTTGTTAAAGCGGAACAGCAAGACCAAGCGTTGTTGCTTGACCACTCGTAG
- the hemF gene encoding oxygen-dependent coproporphyrinogen oxidase, with the protein MSERSTSPHDIDIHAVKNYLLSLQDAICSSLETVEPSIRFKEDAWDRPNGGGGRTRVIAGGDVIEKGGVNFSHVMGDNLPPSATADRPELAGGRFEAMGVSLVIHPNNPMAPTSHANVRLFIVYKDGMAPVWWFGGGFDLTPYYGFDEDCVHWHQTAHDAVESFGEGYYSRFKTWCDEYFYLKHRGEPRGIGGLFFDDFNEGSFEQCFSMMKAVGDAYVTAYLPILERRKNLPFSEQQRDFQLHRRGRYVEFNLVFDRGTHFGLQSGLGRTESILMSLPPEVRWTYEYQIEPGSEEAKLTDYYLTSKDWLAGIE; encoded by the coding sequence ATGTCTGAGCGCTCAACCTCCCCTCATGATATAGACATTCATGCGGTTAAAAATTATCTACTCTCTCTTCAAGATGCGATCTGCTCATCTTTAGAAACAGTTGAACCTTCTATACGATTTAAAGAAGACGCGTGGGACAGACCAAACGGCGGCGGTGGCCGAACACGCGTCATCGCGGGTGGCGATGTCATTGAAAAAGGCGGTGTGAATTTTTCGCATGTGATGGGCGATAACCTTCCGCCTTCCGCAACAGCGGATCGTCCTGAACTTGCAGGTGGTCGATTTGAAGCCATGGGCGTGTCGTTGGTGATTCATCCAAACAACCCAATGGCTCCCACCTCTCATGCCAATGTGCGTTTATTTATTGTTTATAAAGACGGAATGGCACCTGTTTGGTGGTTTGGCGGTGGCTTTGATCTGACGCCTTATTACGGCTTTGATGAAGATTGTGTTCATTGGCACCAAACGGCACACGATGCCGTTGAGTCCTTTGGTGAAGGCTATTATTCTCGGTTTAAAACATGGTGTGACGAGTATTTCTATCTAAAACACCGCGGCGAACCTCGTGGTATTGGTGGTTTGTTCTTTGACGATTTTAACGAAGGTAGCTTCGAACAGTGTTTTAGTATGATGAAAGCCGTGGGTGACGCTTACGTAACGGCCTATTTACCTATATTAGAGCGTCGTAAAAACCTGCCTTTTAGCGAGCAGCAGCGTGACTTTCAACTGCATCGTCGTGGACGTTATGTTGAATTTAATTTGGTGTTCGACAGAGGTACGCATTTTGGTTTGCAAAGCGGTCTAGGTCGTACGGAATCCATCTTGATGTCATTACCGCCGGAAGTACGTTGGACGTATGAGTATCAAATTGAACCTGGCAGCGAAGAAGCCAAGTTAACCGACTATTATCTAACATCGAAAGATTGGCTTGCTGGAATTGAATGA
- the norR gene encoding nitric oxide reductase transcriptional regulator NorR: MNQVSNNALLSFALDLASAVTQPNRFEQLVYAVRATINCDAVVLLIHNNAVLTPIAQRGLSEDLMGRRFTIAEHPRLKAICGGHYPVRFAADSPLPDPYDGMVLGHDEQLRVHSCMGVPLYLEGKLIGAVTLDSILPGVFDDIDARALEIIGTMAAMTLNTAILMEQLENKSQHAQHVLKVMSEQTLEMIGQSKVIQELKQSIDLVAPSDFAILIEGETGVGKELVARALHEHSSRFDAPMVYVNCAAIPQHLIESELFGHVKGAFTGADRDRQGKFLLADGGTLFLDEVGELPLEVQGSLLRAIQNQEIQAVGKDQIRKVDVRIIAATNRHLETEVAEHRFRADLFHRLSVFPIKVPALRDRQGDVPLLAGFFAERFRRKLGLQQLTLSPSAIHLLEAYHWPGNIRELEHVISRAALFAKAENAKDESPTSITVISPEHLTGLQIEKGSKEEIQSVIEHTPKDAIISNEPIDLREKTETYQRNMIRQALEVTEGNWTKAAQHLSMDRANLARLAKRLGIRVTKEVRS; this comes from the coding sequence ATGAATCAGGTTTCCAATAACGCCCTCCTTAGCTTTGCTTTAGATCTTGCCAGTGCTGTGACGCAACCCAATCGTTTTGAACAATTAGTCTACGCGGTACGCGCTACGATCAATTGCGATGCGGTTGTATTGCTGATCCATAACAATGCGGTGTTGACGCCGATTGCTCAGCGAGGCTTGTCAGAAGACCTAATGGGTCGACGCTTTACGATTGCGGAGCATCCGAGGTTAAAAGCGATTTGTGGTGGGCATTACCCTGTTCGCTTTGCGGCCGATTCCCCTCTTCCAGATCCATACGATGGCATGGTGCTGGGCCATGATGAGCAGTTACGAGTGCATTCTTGTATGGGGGTGCCCTTGTATCTGGAAGGAAAATTGATTGGTGCTGTGACGCTAGACAGTATCTTGCCGGGTGTTTTTGATGACATAGATGCTCGTGCTTTAGAAATCATTGGCACCATGGCCGCGATGACCTTAAACACCGCCATTTTGATGGAGCAATTAGAAAATAAGTCACAACATGCCCAGCATGTTTTAAAAGTGATGAGCGAACAAACTCTCGAAATGATTGGGCAAAGTAAGGTCATACAAGAACTTAAACAGTCTATCGATTTGGTTGCACCGTCAGATTTTGCCATTCTGATCGAAGGGGAAACCGGTGTTGGTAAAGAGCTGGTGGCGCGTGCACTGCACGAACATTCCTCTCGATTTGATGCGCCTATGGTGTATGTCAACTGCGCGGCGATTCCTCAGCATCTTATCGAAAGTGAGCTATTTGGACATGTAAAAGGCGCGTTTACCGGCGCCGATCGCGATCGCCAAGGCAAATTCTTATTGGCCGATGGTGGTACGTTGTTTTTGGATGAAGTCGGTGAGCTGCCACTAGAAGTGCAAGGGTCATTACTCAGAGCGATTCAAAATCAAGAAATTCAAGCGGTCGGGAAAGATCAAATTCGCAAAGTGGATGTGCGCATCATTGCGGCCACTAATCGACATCTGGAAACGGAAGTTGCGGAGCATCGTTTTCGTGCTGACTTATTTCATCGACTCAGTGTGTTCCCTATAAAAGTGCCGGCGTTACGAGATCGCCAAGGCGATGTTCCTTTACTCGCGGGTTTTTTTGCTGAGCGCTTTCGTCGTAAATTAGGTTTGCAGCAACTGACATTATCGCCATCAGCAATCCACCTGTTAGAAGCCTACCATTGGCCTGGTAACATCCGAGAGCTAGAGCATGTGATTTCGCGCGCGGCCCTATTTGCAAAAGCAGAGAACGCAAAAGACGAAAGCCCTACAAGTATCACCGTTATCTCACCTGAGCATTTAACAGGGTTACAAATTGAAAAGGGTTCTAAAGAAGAGATACAAAGCGTGATAGAACATACGCCGAAAGACGCTATAATATCCAATGAACCAATCGATTTACGTGAAAAAACAGAGACTTACCAGCGCAACATGATTCGACAAGCATTAGAGGTAACAGAGGGAAACTGGACCAAAGCCGCCCAGCATTTATCCATGGATCGAGCGAACCTAGCAAGATTAGCAAAACGGCTGGGTATTCGTGTTACCAAAGAAGTTCGAAGTTAA
- a CDS encoding TetR/AcrR family transcriptional regulator produces MTVEKNDTKNKIQDAAERLIIQGGYGAFSFRDIAEEVGIKSASVHYHYPTKGDLASAVMTRYINEFSVQLPNPNDERLDPNVMLEGFINGFKAKIVDHQDMSLCTMLTADKHILPDEVSAALATFYNVKIEWLTLLFMRLASLPEAQAKTQTIQFLATLHGASVLVQATGNAEFFESAVSYWRMAYVK; encoded by the coding sequence ATGACTGTTGAGAAAAATGACACAAAGAACAAAATACAGGACGCCGCTGAACGTTTAATTATTCAAGGTGGCTATGGCGCGTTTAGTTTTCGTGATATTGCCGAAGAAGTCGGTATTAAGAGTGCAAGTGTTCACTACCATTACCCGACCAAAGGCGATCTTGCTTCGGCGGTCATGACCCGTTATATCAATGAGTTTTCAGTGCAGCTACCCAATCCGAATGATGAGCGTCTCGACCCTAACGTGATGTTGGAGGGGTTCATTAATGGCTTTAAAGCCAAAATTGTTGACCACCAGGATATGAGTCTCTGCACTATGCTGACGGCGGATAAACACATCTTGCCAGACGAAGTTAGCGCTGCCCTTGCGACATTTTATAATGTCAAAATAGAATGGTTAACCTTGCTTTTTATGCGCTTGGCATCTTTGCCGGAAGCGCAGGCGAAAACACAAACGATTCAGTTTCTCGCCACACTCCACGGTGCTTCTGTTTTGGTGCAAGCAACCGGTAATGCGGAATTTTTTGAAAGTGCCGTGTCTTATTGGAGAATGGCATACGTTAAATAA
- a CDS encoding GNAT family N-acetyltransferase, which translates to MKAQWFNSVDQIGEAKWQAAIGETRYPFAQFAFHKALEQSKSIGDGTGWYPEYLLVMDDDDAPLAIAPTYLKTHSQGEFVFDWSWADAYQRYGMDYFPKRIWAIPFSPVTGLRIFSRLDPKGDDVQFSHLYPALAQLMTQANQDRGFSSWHLLFTKPDHAALFAPNKDLLHRISCQFHWFNRDYQDMEHYFSYFSSRKRKAARKEREKVAKQGVTLTRTLGNKLTSAEIDFFYLCYQSTYAKRGQQGYLTREFFGELADTMGDKIVLVQAYRDEEVIAASWCFFDNHSLYGRYWGCMEEVDCLHFEACYYQGIEFCLEKGLQHFDPGTQGEHKIARGFEPVFSHSIHYIAHEGFRDAIGNFCEEEAESVRRYHQDTHALLPFKEN; encoded by the coding sequence ATGAAAGCGCAATGGTTCAATTCTGTTGATCAAATAGGCGAAGCCAAGTGGCAGGCGGCTATTGGAGAAACGCGTTATCCCTTTGCGCAATTTGCCTTTCATAAAGCCTTAGAGCAAAGCAAAAGTATCGGTGATGGCACAGGCTGGTATCCAGAATATTTACTGGTGATGGACGATGATGACGCCCCGCTTGCCATTGCACCCACCTATTTAAAAACCCATTCTCAAGGTGAATTTGTCTTTGATTGGTCGTGGGCAGACGCTTACCAGCGTTACGGCATGGATTATTTTCCTAAACGCATTTGGGCGATTCCCTTCTCCCCGGTCACGGGTTTAAGAATTTTTTCTCGCCTCGATCCAAAAGGCGATGACGTTCAGTTTTCCCATCTGTACCCTGCGCTTGCGCAGTTGATGACACAAGCAAACCAAGATCGAGGTTTTTCAAGCTGGCATCTGTTATTCACCAAGCCTGACCACGCGGCCTTGTTCGCGCCAAACAAAGACCTACTGCATCGTATTTCCTGTCAGTTTCATTGGTTTAATCGTGACTATCAGGACATGGAGCATTACTTTTCTTACTTCTCCAGCCGCAAGCGCAAAGCCGCGCGTAAAGAGAGAGAGAAAGTCGCCAAGCAAGGCGTGACACTCACGCGTACGCTAGGCAATAAACTCACTTCGGCCGAGATCGACTTCTTCTACTTGTGCTATCAATCGACATACGCCAAACGCGGCCAACAAGGGTATTTAACGCGTGAATTTTTTGGCGAATTAGCCGATACCATGGGCGATAAAATTGTTTTGGTACAAGCTTACCGAGATGAGGAGGTGATCGCGGCTTCGTGGTGTTTCTTCGACAATCACTCATTATATGGCCGTTATTGGGGTTGTATGGAAGAAGTTGATTGTTTGCACTTTGAAGCGTGCTATTACCAAGGTATCGAATTTTGTCTTGAAAAAGGGTTACAGCATTTCGACCCAGGCACTCAAGGAGAGCACAAAATCGCCCGCGGCTTTGAGCCCGTTTTTAGTCATAGTATTCATTACATAGCCCACGAGGGTTTTCGTGATGCCATTGGTAACTTCTGTGAGGAAGAAGCGGAATCAGTGCGTAGATATCATCAAGATACCCACGCCTTGTTGCCGTTTAAAGAAAATTAA
- the aroE gene encoding shikimate dehydrogenase: protein MDQYVVVGNPIAHSKSPSIHKYFAEQTQQELTYSTLLGDDVQFERQVRDFFANSGKGMNITLPFKERAYAMCDVLSKRAEQAGAVNTLLMSENGDIFGDNTDGFGMVRDITHNHGRVLTGKRVLILGAGGAVRGVLEPLLSEKPESVTIANRTVEKAQALAEHFDCLASTFEGLEGEFDIIINGTSASLSGNLPPLKDELAGSKTWCYDMMYGKERTVFLQWADDHGGKGADGLGMLVGQAAEAFYLWRQVRPDTASLVALMRKQMEAS, encoded by the coding sequence TTGGATCAATATGTTGTGGTTGGTAATCCGATTGCTCACAGTAAATCGCCTAGTATACATAAGTATTTTGCCGAGCAAACACAGCAAGAACTTACCTATTCGACGCTCTTAGGCGACGATGTTCAATTTGAGCGCCAAGTAAGAGACTTTTTTGCCAACAGCGGCAAAGGCATGAATATTACGTTGCCGTTTAAAGAACGTGCTTATGCCATGTGTGACGTATTAAGCAAGCGAGCAGAACAAGCTGGCGCAGTGAATACCTTGCTTATGAGTGAAAATGGCGACATTTTCGGCGACAATACCGACGGTTTCGGCATGGTTCGGGACATAACGCATAATCATGGGCGAGTATTAACCGGCAAGCGTGTGTTGATTTTAGGCGCTGGTGGAGCGGTGCGTGGTGTGCTTGAACCTCTTTTATCTGAGAAACCAGAATCTGTCACCATTGCCAATCGTACTGTCGAAAAAGCGCAGGCGTTGGCTGAGCATTTTGATTGTTTAGCTTCGACATTTGAAGGGTTAGAAGGTGAGTTTGACATTATAATCAATGGTACATCGGCGAGTTTGTCCGGCAATCTACCGCCATTAAAAGACGAATTAGCGGGCTCGAAAACATGGTGTTATGACATGATGTACGGCAAAGAACGTACGGTATTTCTACAATGGGCCGATGACCATGGCGGCAAAGGAGCAGACGGTCTTGGTATGTTAGTGGGTCAAGCCGCAGAAGCGTTTTATCTATGGCGTCAGGTTCGTCCTGACACCGCCAGCCTAGTTGCCTTGATGCGCAAACAAATGGAAGCCAGCTGA